The genomic stretch GGCCAAGGCCATGAGGCCCGGGTTCTCAAAGGCTCCCTTTAGAAGCTCCACCGCAGCGATGGTGGCCGCCGCACCCCCACCCATGCCGTTGTAGATGGCCACCATCTGGGGCATGTCGGTCATGGCCACCTTGACCGCCGCCCACCAAGCCACCACCGAGCCCACCAAGAGGGCGATGAGCATGAGGCCAAAGTTGTGCATCCCCGGCCAGAAGAAGGTGGCCACCACCGCCAAGGCCATGCCCCACCCCGCCCACACTATGCCGCTTTTGGCGGTGGTGGGGTGGGCCATGCGCTTTAAGCCCACGATGAAGAGGATGGCCACCACAAAGTAGGCTGCTTGGATGAGATCCATTACTGACCACCCCCCTTGCCCGGCTTTTTCTCAAACATCTCCAGCATGCGCACCGTCACCGCATACCCCCCGGCGGCGTTGGCCGCCCCCAGGATCACCCCCAGGAAGCCAATGAGCTTTTCCAGGCCAGTCTCCGCATGCCCCAGGACCACCATGGCCCCCACCACCACCACCCCGTGGATGAAGTTGGACCCCGACATCAAGGGGGTGTGGAGGATCACCGGCACCCGGGTGATGAGCTCGTAACCCAAGAAGGCCGTGAGCACAAAAATGTATAGGGCAGACCAGAAGCCAAACTCCATCACGCACCTCCCACGAGGGCCTTGGTGGGCCCGTGCAGGATCTCGCCTTCCTTCATGAGAAGCGCCCCTTGGACGATCTCGTCCTCCCACTTGGGGGCGAACTCGCCCTTATCTATGAGCAGGCCCGAAAGATTGAGCAGGTTCTTGGCGTACATCTCCGAGGCGTGTACGGAAAGCTCGCTGGGGAGGTTCAAGGGGCCATAGATCCTAACCCCCCTCACCTCCACCACCTCTCC from Thermus caldifontis encodes the following:
- a CDS encoding proton-translocating transhydrogenase family protein, with the translated sequence MEFGFWSALYIFVLTAFLGYELITRVPVILHTPLMSGSNFIHGVVVVGAMVVLGHAETGLEKLIGFLGVILGAANAAGGYAVTVRMLEMFEKKPGKGGGQ